A window of Clostridiisalibacter paucivorans DSM 22131 contains these coding sequences:
- the sdaAB gene encoding L-serine ammonia-lyase, iron-sulfur-dependent subunit beta encodes MNQYSVFDILGPIMIGPSSSHTAGAARLGKVARYIAGTDFNRVEFYLYGSFAKTYKGHGTDRALVAGILGMEPSDERLKNSIDIAKNSNIEISFHEEENDAFHPNTTKIIFHKIDGKKVEVIGSSIGGGNIIITEIDGYAVKLTGDYPTLFIRQNDKKGVISGVTSILTQYDINVATMKVNRRGKGTEASMVIELDSSIPNDMIEKINSVYNVLSVKSINPIKER; translated from the coding sequence ATGAATCAATACAGTGTTTTTGACATATTAGGTCCTATTATGATTGGGCCATCTAGTTCCCACACTGCAGGAGCAGCTAGATTAGGTAAGGTGGCAAGGTATATAGCTGGTACAGATTTTAATCGTGTTGAATTTTATTTATATGGTTCCTTTGCAAAAACTTATAAAGGACATGGTACAGATAGGGCATTAGTTGCAGGTATATTAGGCATGGAACCTTCAGATGAAAGGCTAAAAAATTCTATTGACATAGCTAAAAATTCCAATATTGAAATATCCTTTCATGAAGAAGAAAATGATGCTTTCCATCCCAACACTACAAAAATCATCTTCCATAAAATCGACGGTAAAAAAGTAGAAGTCATAGGCTCTTCAATAGGAGGAGGCAATATAATTATAACTGAAATAGATGGTTATGCTGTAAAACTTACTGGAGACTATCCCACATTGTTCATCAGACAAAATGATAAAAAAGGTGTTATAAGTGGTGTGACTTCCATATTAACCCAGTATGATATAAATGTAGCAACCATGAAAGTTAATCGTAGAGGTAAAGGTACTGAAGCCTCTATGGTTATTGAATTAGATAGTTCCATTCCCAATGATATGATTGAAAAAATTAATAGTGTTTATAATGTATTATCTGTCAAATCTATTAATCCCATTAAGGAGCGATAA